In a genomic window of Apium graveolens cultivar Ventura unplaced genomic scaffold, ASM990537v1 ctg6229, whole genome shotgun sequence:
- the LOC141703106 gene encoding secreted RxLR effector protein 161-like, which produces MDKSHPLTTLMVEHLSTGIFLHQSTYTEKVLNRFYMDKSYLLTTPMVVRSLEPDKDAFRPREDGDKVLGPEIPYLGAIGALMYLANSTRPDISFVVNLLARFSSALMDRHWNEIKHIFRYVRGTIDFGLFFLKNSTSQLIRCADAGYLSDPHFGKSQTGYVFTHCGAAIS; this is translated from the coding sequence atggataaatctcATCCATTGACTACTCTAATGGTCGAGCACTTGTCAACAGGAATTTTCCTCCACCAATCTACATATACAGAAAAGGTCTTAAACAgattttacatggataaatcGTATTTATTGACTACTCCAATGGTAGTTAGATCTTTAGAACCTGATAAAGATGCATTTCGACCACGAGAAGATGGTGACAAGGTTCTTGGTCCTGAAATCCCATATCTTGGAGCAATTGGTGCACTTATGTATCTTGCAAATAGTACAAGGCCAGATATTTCATTTGTTGTGAATTTATTGGCTAGATTTAGCTCTGCTCTGATGGACAGACATTGGAATGAGATTAAGCATATATTTCGTTATGTTCGTGGAACAATTGATTTTGGGTTATTCTTCCTGAAAAACTCAACATCTCAGTTGATCAGATGTGCAGACGCTGGATATttgtcagatcctcattttggCAAATCACAAACTGGATATGTATTTACACATTGTGGTGCAGCCATTTCTTGA